The DNA sequence CTTCTCACAATTAAAAGAAGTTGGATTCGACAGCTGGATCAGCATCGAAGATGGCGTCAACGGGATGGAAGAACTCCAGGAAAGTGTGGCATTTCTGCGGGCCAAAATGGCTCAATATTGGGGATAATACCCGGTTTATTAATAATTGGCGAAGATTTGGGGGAATAGAGAGGCAAACGGCTGTTGCACATACGTCCAATTTGGAGTATGGTGTATACATCTGACACGAGATGCGTCATGCGCTGTGTTAATACGTCTATATTTATTACACATTTTTGTGTCACTCCCTCCTGTGCGTGAAGTACAATTGATCATTCAGTAATTGTCACACGTACTTAGCAGGCACCTTCCTCATCAACAGAACCGATACGCCATGCTGGTTACAACTCAGAAAACAACTTTACTGGTATTACTTCTTACAGGGACACTGTGCTTCAGTGGCTGCGGCAGTTCCAATTCGCCTGAGCAGCGGCGCGTGAGCTCCAATCCATTTGCGCCTGCGAATAATAAGAGCACTTCCTCGTCAAGTACCCGATCCGTGCAACAGTCGCCTCCAAGGTCAACATCGAGTAACGCGTTGACGAGCGATGAGAGAAATGGGACGCAGGTAACAAGCTCAAAGTCAGAAACGAAAACGATGCAACCGGGAACGCAGTCACCCGCTTCCGGAACGGGCTCTTCCCAGGTTGATCTCATCACAGAGACCAGTAAGTACACACTCGATGCACAGAATCCGGGAGTCGCTGTGATCGTGCGCGGCATTAGTGATAACATGCCCGAAGCGATGCCCTTGATTATACAAACGCTTGCTCCGGTTGTGGGAAATCAGCAGCTTGGGAGTGCGAAACCAATTCAGCTCGAACAACACCTGATTGATAAGCAACTGGTTTTGATTATGCGGCCAGCTCCTGCAGATCTGTTTGCATTTGCTCAGAAGTTGAAATGTGGCGCGATCAAAGAGATCGACATTCAAAAACGAATCATCACTGTCGATACAGAATTACCTCAACTGAAGGTACTCGCCCAGAACGTCCAGTCCGGTAATGCTGGGATGAATTCAGACTTCAAAGTTTCTGCGAATTCTGAGTCGCTGAAAAACATGCAAGCCACCGGGAATGTACCGACGATTGGTAGCGCGCCTGAGAAAACCGTAATTCCCAAAAGTGATGTCGGCACGGACCGCGATTTAAAACCCAGGCCAGGCGAAGAGACAATCGACTGGGCGCTGCGTGTGATTGCGGGGACCAGTTCGTTCGCCCATGACACTGCCTGTAAAAAACTGGCCAAAATGGATCCTGATCCCCAGGACCTGCAGCGAGTTTCGTCAATTCTCGCCGCAACTCTGCCTCTGGCCAAGGAAGGTTTCCGGATGCCCGAGCATGTGAATGCGATGGCAGTCTGGTACACGGATGGCGCCACACGCGAATTCGCTGAACTGCTGGAAAAAGAAAAAGATTTTCTAGTCCGGGAGAAAATTATCAAACTGCTGCCGAACATTCATTCGCAGACCATGGCTGAAGTCCTTGTGGGCCGACTGTCCGACCGGGAAGACCGGAGAGATGCTCGAAGAGCCCTGCAGATCATGGGTGAAATCGCCGAAAAGCCGGTGCTTCAACTGTTGAATGATCCCGATTCTTCACTGCGCATCGAGGCCTGTAATATCCTGCAGTCGATTGGAACTGCAGAAGCAATTGCTGCTTTGCAGGAGCGTGCAGAAACCGAAGAGAATGATGTGGTGAAAGAGCAGTTGCTGCGTACCCAGGCTAAGATCGAAAAGAAATTAGCCGGTAAGTAATCCGCCTTTTCTAGAGGTCTTTAATACCCGGCAGCAGCACCGTGTTTTCGTGGGTCACTGTGTCCGCGCAGGCCATCAGGTTGACGGGAAACGGCCTGTGAGGCGGCCAGACTGGAACTCTTTTTCGTTGAGTGTCCAAACCGTTTGAGCTTTTCACCCGCCTGACCAAACAGCTCAGGCTCCAGAAGGAGATCTTCGGGAACCCATTGATGGTGGATGCGTGGCGCATCAACGGCTTGAGTCGGCGTCATACCGAACACGATCATGTTCAACAGCACTTGCAGTGTGCTGGAGATGATGCGCGGGCCACCGGAGGCACCAGCGGAAAAGACCGCTTTTCCATCTTTGACGGCGATCGTGGGGGACATGCTGGAAAGCGGTTTCTTGCCGGGTTCGATTTCGTTGGCTTTTCCCTGAATCAAACCAAAGGCATTCGGTTTGCCGGAGATGGCAGCGAAGTCGTCCATCTCATTGTTCATGACGATTCCGTATTTGGGAATGACGACATAACTGCCGAAAGTCAGGTTGATCGTTTCCGTGCAGGCGACTGCATTTCCCTGGGCATCCATCACCGAGAAATGGCTGGTTCCTCCATCCTGGGGAGGAACGTAGCGGCCGTAATCCTTCATGGATTTTGTCTGCTGCGGATCAATACGACGAGCCAGTTCGCTGGCATAAGTGCCGCTGGTCAGCCGGTCGATGGGGACGGGGACAAAGTCGGCATCACCCAGGTACTCTGCTCGATCAGCAAAAGCATGTTTCATGACTTCCGTCAGCAGGTGAATTTCCTCCGGGGAGTGATACTTCAGTTTCCCGAAGGGATGTTTTAGTGTCTGTTGTTCGAGTGCTTTGATCATATTGAAGGATTCGATGATGGCGATCCCTCCGCTCGACGGAGGGGGCATCGTCAGAATCTGATAGCCATCGAAGTTGGTCGACAGTGGTTTGCGAATAATGGGTTGGGTTGCTTTCAGGTCTTCCAGCGTCAGGATTCCGCCGGCCGATTTACCGCAGGCGGCAACCATCGCTTCAGCGACAGCGCCTCGATAAAAGCCGTCACGCCCGTATTCGGCGATGAGTTCCAGAGTTTTCAATTGCGGACTGAAAAAACGGGCATCTTCTTTCCAGGGCTTGCCGTGATTCAGGTAGTCATCGACCAGCGTCTTAAATTCATCCGGATTGAGGGTTCCATTTTTGATGCGGGCCAGCATGCCTTTCTGGACCGAACGCATATGTTCGTTGATTGGAACCCCACGTCGGGCCAGTTGAATCGCGGGGAGCATTACTGTTTTCAGATCCAGAGTGCCGTATTCTTTGACAGCATAACTCAATCCGGCGACAGTG is a window from the Gimesia benthica genome containing:
- a CDS encoding HEAT repeat domain-containing protein, which gives rise to MQPGTQSPASGTGSSQVDLITETSKYTLDAQNPGVAVIVRGISDNMPEAMPLIIQTLAPVVGNQQLGSAKPIQLEQHLIDKQLVLIMRPAPADLFAFAQKLKCGAIKEIDIQKRIITVDTELPQLKVLAQNVQSGNAGMNSDFKVSANSESLKNMQATGNVPTIGSAPEKTVIPKSDVGTDRDLKPRPGEETIDWALRVIAGTSSFAHDTACKKLAKMDPDPQDLQRVSSILAATLPLAKEGFRMPEHVNAMAVWYTDGATREFAELLEKEKDFLVREKIIKLLPNIHSQTMAEVLVGRLSDREDRRDARRALQIMGEIAEKPVLQLLNDPDSSLRIEACNILQSIGTAEAIAALQERAETEENDVVKEQLLRTQAKIEKKLAGK
- the ggt gene encoding gamma-glutamyltransferase, whose amino-acid sequence is MLLKLIKCKPLLNNVLCILISSLILFSPQAGRAAEPAAPTDEKVYEQAVVAADHPLASAAGLAILKAGGNVVDAAVATSFALTVLRPASCGLGGGGFMVIWNAKDQKATVIDYRERAPAAATPDMYAMLPGTDKQRQLASRQGPLAVAVPCTVAGLSYAVKEYGTLDLKTVMLPAIQLARRGVPINEHMRSVQKGMLARIKNGTLNPDEFKTLVDDYLNHGKPWKEDARFFSPQLKTLELIAEYGRDGFYRGAVAEAMVAACGKSAGGILTLEDLKATQPIIRKPLSTNFDGYQILTMPPPSSGGIAIIESFNMIKALEQQTLKHPFGKLKYHSPEEIHLLTEVMKHAFADRAEYLGDADFVPVPIDRLTSGTYASELARRIDPQQTKSMKDYGRYVPPQDGGTSHFSVMDAQGNAVACTETINLTFGSYVVIPKYGIVMNNEMDDFAAISGKPNAFGLIQGKANEIEPGKKPLSSMSPTIAVKDGKAVFSAGASGGPRIISSTLQVLLNMIVFGMTPTQAVDAPRIHHQWVPEDLLLEPELFGQAGEKLKRFGHSTKKSSSLAASQAVSRQPDGLRGHSDPRKHGAAAGY